Genomic window (Pyrus communis chromosome 13, drPyrComm1.1, whole genome shotgun sequence):
AATAGGCACAGATTCCCAATTGATAGAGCCATTGATTTCAGATCTGGAAGTTAAAACGACCAACAAATTTATACTTAAGAGAATTGAAGATGGAAATGGAGACCCTTCCACCTGGGGCCGATCATAAAGTGCAAAGAGATCTCGCAGCCGTTGAATAACTTGGTAGGCAATCAACAGCTCAAGCAAGCCATCCCGCATTTGGAGCTGTCGTTCATCAGAACTTATATGACTGATGATTGTTGTCACAGTCCATAAATAACCATCCAGAACCTCAGACAtcgattcaaaattttcagctGAGGTTTTGCTTGATAGGGAATTAACATTAGCCGAAAGGTTCAAGGATACTGCCATCTTTATGTAGCTCTCGAGGGCTGCTGCCAGCATCGGGATGATAGGAGGTAAGAGATTCTGTATGAGAAAATAACTCCTGTTTGCAGGCACTGATAACACCACCCTCAAAAGCTTTAAAAGGTGTATTGTCACTTGGCAGGCTTCAGGTTTTGATGTATGAGAAGCAGGTAAAGTAGAAGCTATGAAATCAAGCAAACCAGCTTGGCGGGAAGCCTGCAGTTCAGGCTCCTTTCCCTCCAAAtactatttccaaaaaaaaggaaatcaGGATCAGTGTAGAAGTCACCATAACCATTCCAAAGAGTAGAAACTTAAAAGCCAGTGTTCTGTCATATAACCATAAGGCATTTCCAAGCACACAGATTGATAAAATAGTACGACATAATAAGACTTTTTTGGCAAGAAAAAATACTCACTAATCCCATGTTAAATGCAAAGTACCAAATTCAGGACATTAGCGTTCCTTATCTGGCTACACAgtataaaaaattgtaattcTTGAACTAAATTACCTTGATCATTTCAGCAATTATTAACCCAATACTTGCAGCCCCTTCTTTTCTTGCCTGCCGGAGTGTTTTAAGTTCTTGAAGCCATCTTCCAATCTTTGCCCTTGCAGTTCCCACTGCCGTTCTGTATCCAATGCCAGCATTTTCAGCACCAGCAGGAGGCTCGGGAAAATCATATTTTAGAGCCATTAGTCTTTGCCGAATTCTTTTGATTCTCCGCTTCATTGAATGTTGTGCTGTAACATTGCTTGCCACAAGAGTAGAACCTCCTAAGCCTGAGAAGTTGGCCCCTTGATACTCATCACCATTGTTGACCGATGAAGATCTTCCCTGACCCTCCTTGTTCAGGGTTCGGCGGAATAAAGGCGAAGATTGATCCCTGAAATCCATAGAAGCTCTCTCTCGTATCTGCTCCAGGTAAAACTTTCGGCGTTGCTCACTTTCACTAAGTCTCTCAGCCAATTTCTGGGCCAGAAGTTCAGCCTCTTCCTGCTGAGCTTTGGCTCTTTCCTCCTTCCTACGAAGTTGTTCCATGGCCCTTGCTTCACGGGCTGCACTAGATGCTTTGCGTTCCTCTTCTCTTCTAACTAGAGcctcttcctttcttttctgtgTCTCAGCAAGACGCTGCAACTTTTCAGCTTCAATGAGTTTCCTCCGTTCTAAAACAGCTTCTTCTCTTGCCATATCCTCTTTCTGTTTAGTTCTTATCACTTGAAGTTTTTCAGCTCTCCTCAACTCTGAATCATGAAGCTTCTGGCGCAAactaagttttttattttcttcatttaagGAAGTTATGAAACGAACCTCATTAACTTTACTGCTTTCATCACCAGCTCTCTTTACAACTTGAGCCAGAAAAGCTTCGTGGCGAGACTCACTGCGTTGATGACGAGCATATATTCCCTCACGTAACTTCATGTTGCGAACAACGTGAAATGCACTAGCTCGATACACCTTTTCTGAATTGCGATGAAGTTTTTGAGCTCTCTCATTATCTAGCTCACTTTTAATTCTCAGAGCACGAGCATGCTTTTCTTCTGCTTCTCTCTTCAGATCAAGagcagttttcttcttcttctcaggAGACATTAGTTTATAATGCAGCATACGTGCACGGTCAGCACTTTTCCTCCTCATTCCAGGTGAACGTGAAACACGAGAAGAGACACGGGAAGGAGAGGAAAGTACGTTCTCCCAGTTCCTCTTCTCTTTCCAAGCATCCATAGATTTCCATGGAGCTGAGTTCCtcttttctttatctttctcAAATAGAGGAATTTCCTTTTTGGATTGATCCGTCAATCTGGGGAATTTTTCAACACCACCTTCTGTTGACAATTTATCTTTCTTAGGGAGCAGCCTCTCGGCTTCGGATCCAAACTGTTTACTCTTAGTCTTTCCAGCAGCAGAACTATCCCTAGGAGGCAGCCTAGATGCATTAACAACAGAGGAAGATGCATTATGAGGGGCACGTGCACTTTGTACCAAGTTTGTTTTGCTCGAACAGCTTGACTCAGTATTGCCTTTTCCTCCATTTATGTCAGCTTCAGCAAGATCCGAACCTCCATTCTGCTTTCCTGACTTCTTTATTGAATCTTTAGTATTAAATTTCCCATCATTTATGGCAGATAACTTATTCAGCTTATCAACACATCGGAGATTTAGGTACTGAGGCCCCAAAAGTTTATCATCGGTAGTTGCACACAAGCTAGCTCTTTcttgttgaattttcttaaacgCTTCAAGAGATGACGATAGTATTTCTGCTTTGTGTGCTGAAGTTGTCATTCTTCTAACCTGCATGCAGCAATGACCAAACAGTTATATTAGAAGTTGTTTTGTCACAGTGTAAGAAGTATATGAGAGCTAGCTTACCTCCCATGAGAGAGCATGCGGCCTACGGTGGTCGCTCTTCAAGGTAATGGGCACACCATCAATTATCTGGGATGACGACCTTTTTATTTCCTCAAAGTCTTCCACTCTAGTGCTTAGATCTCGAAAATCAGAGGCAGCCTCTTCAAGAACAAGAATTGCCTCTTTCATCTGCTCTACATCGCATTCTAGTTCGCAAAGAAGATAAAGTTCATCCACAGCCCTGTTAAGATTCTCAAAAAGAAAGCACCAAAGCCGCTGCCTAAacctttctttgctttcatCTGTGTCACATTCTCCAAGGGCACTCATATTTTGTGAGTTTGACATATCATGTATCATACCACATTGTGTACCCTCATGGTCCTCATCGGAGGCTGTGTAAGTAGACACCTCAGAAATTCCATGATCCCTCTTTGGTGGAATTAACCCTTTATCTTCGGAAACATGAACTTCAATTGAATCCCCAGTTATCACTGATACTTCAGGAATTTCATGGTCACCTACCTCAGGTAGAACAACAGGTGTCTGACATTTCTCCACCGTCGCAGCCTCTTCACCAGCTAAAGGACTGGCACTTAAACTATCATCAGCTACTACTTCAACGTGTTCAGTATCTATATCCTTGCAATTCGAAGTACTGTTATCAAAATCAagcttttttttgttcaaaattggCTCTTCAGCCTTTTCAGAAGAGATTATATTCACCTCCTTACATTTATCTTCACATAATTGATCCTTCACATCCACAGATTCTGCAACCAATgtgtttttttgtaaatttgtagAGGAAACAAACTTATGACCATTCCCATGCTCACTCGAGACCACCAGATTATCATCTCCGATAGCACCAAACTTGATTTTGGCACCGACAAGGTTAGCACAAGGGAGTGCCAAACCATCACCCTCGAGATCCCCCCACCTGATTTTAGCAACTACTTCGGAGTTATCGTTTGCAGGGATTTTCTCAGCATCTATAGTTCCATCATCAGAATTTGTAACGAAGGAAGGAGGTGGCTTAGGACATCCAGTATCTTGCTTAATAACACAGATATCATGATAGGGAGCACCCGGTTTCTTTTCATTTGGGAcagcaatagaatttgcatcacTTCCCCGGCTATATACACCATAGTTTACCGGTATCTTTGGAGGCTGGGATCTGCGCTTGTCCCGAGAATATCCACTGCTTTCACTTGTAGAGGTCCGACTACTCGAATGGTTAGA
Coding sequences:
- the LOC137712452 gene encoding uncharacterized protein, which gives rise to MENSGEAADDEGSGWFEVKKKNRSSSKFSLQSWVGGFSGKNASNHSSSRTSTSESSGYSRDKRRSQPPKIPVNYGVYSRGSDANSIAVPNEKKPGAPYHDICVIKQDTGCPKPPPSFVTNSDDGTIDAEKIPANDNSEVVAKIRWGDLEGDGLALPCANLVGAKIKFGAIGDDNLVVSSEHGNGHKFVSSTNLQKNTLVAESVDVKDQLCEDKCKEVNIISSEKAEEPILNKKKLDFDNSTSNCKDIDTEHVEVVADDSLSASPLAGEEAATVEKCQTPVVLPEVGDHEIPEVSVITGDSIEVHVSEDKGLIPPKRDHGISEVSTYTASDEDHEGTQCGMIHDMSNSQNMSALGECDTDESKERFRQRLWCFLFENLNRAVDELYLLCELECDVEQMKEAILVLEEAASDFRDLSTRVEDFEEIKRSSSQIIDGVPITLKSDHRRPHALSWEVRRMTTSAHKAEILSSSLEAFKKIQQERASLCATTDDKLLGPQYLNLRCVDKLNKLSAINDGKFNTKDSIKKSGKQNGGSDLAEADINGGKGNTESSCSSKTNLVQSARAPHNASSSVVNASRLPPRDSSAAGKTKSKQFGSEAERLLPKKDKLSTEGGVEKFPRLTDQSKKEIPLFEKDKEKRNSAPWKSMDAWKEKRNWENVLSSPSRVSSRVSRSPGMRRKSADRARMLHYKLMSPEKKKKTALDLKREAEEKHARALRIKSELDNERAQKLHRNSEKVYRASAFHVVRNMKLREGIYARHQRSESRHEAFLAQVVKRAGDESSKVNEVRFITSLNEENKKLSLRQKLHDSELRRAEKLQVIRTKQKEDMAREEAVLERRKLIEAEKLQRLAETQKRKEEALVRREEERKASSAAREARAMEQLRRKEERAKAQQEEAELLAQKLAERLSESEQRRKFYLEQIRERASMDFRDQSSPLFRRTLNKEGQGRSSSVNNGDEYQGANFSGLGGSTLVASNVTAQHSMKRRIKRIRQRLMALKYDFPEPPAGAENAGIGYRTAVGTARAKIGRWLQELKTLRQARKEGAASIGLIIAEMIKYLEGKEPELQASRQAGLLDFIASTLPASHTSKPEACQVTIHLLKLLRVVLSVPANRSYFLIQNLLPPIIPMLAAALESYIKMAVSLNLSANVNSLSSKTSAENFESMSEVLDGYLWTVTTIISHISSDERQLQMRDGLLELLIAYQVIQRLRDLFALYDRPQVEGSPFPSSILLSINLLVVLTSRSEINGSINWESVPIETMVGNGCEEAKFAEGDSVEFLPITQSLGDSRPPFSFVNGGKAVHLLDVPEESPLNESCPINKSAESVSSIKDGEKEQSSSLVAGRNANTISTDVPDEPQKIPVVDIMEPLASQRDEKPLVVNGAEQKNENIVSAEQPVAFLLSAVSETGLVSLPSLLTSVLLQANNRLASEQTSDALPSNFEDVATGVLKVLNNLALLDLKFMQRMLARPDLKMEFFHLMSFLLSHCTSKWKAANDQVGFLLLESLLLLGHFALFHLGNQAVLRWGKSPTIIHKVCDLPFVFFSDPELMPILAGTLVAACYGCEQNKGVVQQEISTDMLLSLLRSCRNVLPSVKSNSNLDNSQADSVPLRSGRNNAKSTISTRLSSVKGGASGNSLRIGGKMKSHRESKATKSPGETAEKDNLPVSDTSSVMLHSRFPISFIDRAEDFFSTGTPDIDEV